A genomic segment from Cucurbita pepo subsp. pepo cultivar mu-cu-16 unplaced genomic scaffold, ASM280686v2 Cp4.1_scaffold000365, whole genome shotgun sequence encodes:
- the LOC111785093 gene encoding protein LYK5-like, whose product VNHGNLVKLEGFCVDPDDATCYLIYEYVENGSLHSWLHGSQKQKLNWRTRLRIAIDVANGLLYVHEHTRPRVVHKDIKSSNILLDASMRAKIANFGLAKSGCNAITMHIVGTQGYIAPEYIADGVVSTKMDIFAFGVVLLELVSGKEAIDEEGRVLWMRASGFSEGKEKEKLDRLKNWIDEALFEQSCPMESVMDVMNVAVSCLQKDPTKRPSMVEVVYALSKSDDAVFDFSDDTLSAPILTAR is encoded by the coding sequence gTGAACCATGGTAATCTAGTGAAGCTCGAAGGTTTTTGCGTTGACCCCGATGATGCAACATGCTacttaatttatgaatatgtAGAGAACGGTTCTCTACATTCATGGCTACACGGAAGCCAAAAGCAGAAGTTGAACTGGAGAACGAGATTGAGGATTGCGATTGATGTTGCTAATGGACTACTCTATGTTCACGAGCACACGAGGCCACGAGTTGTCCACAAAGACATTAAAAGTAGCAACATTTTGTTGGATGCAAGCATGAGAGCTAAGATAGCCAACTTTGGACTCGCGAAGTCAGGGTGCAATGCTATAACCATGCACATTGTTGGAACTCAAGGCTATATAGCACCCGAGTACATAGCAGATGGAGTCGTGTCGACAAAGATGGATATCTTTGCGTTTGGAGTTGTTTTGCTCGAGCTCGTCTCTGGTAAGGAGGCCATTGATGAGGAAGGAAGGGTTCTATGGATGCGAGCGAGTGGGTTTTCGGAAGggaaagagaaggagaagtTAGACAGATTGAAGAATTGGATTGATGAAGCTCTTTTCGAGCAATCGTGCCCGATGGAGAGCGTGATGGATGTAATGAATGTGGCTGTTAGTTGCCTGCAAAAGGACCCGACGAAGAGGCCGAGCATGGTCGAGGTGGTTTATGCACTGAGCAAGAGCGACGACGCCGTGTTCGACTTCTCCGATGATACTCTATCAGCACCTATCTTAACAGCTAGGTAG